In Prunus dulcis chromosome 1, ALMONDv2, whole genome shotgun sequence, the following are encoded in one genomic region:
- the LOC117619919 gene encoding GATA transcription factor 25: MAFLGFGFTQCLAPLCNASETIDPIREPLPMYGHSEPMTMPNPIPAGGDDDAAGPGVDSIDNAHIHYEPHTLEDGGVVAVVEDVSSDPVYDVGSSEMRAQPYDGSSQLTLSFRGQVFVFDAVTPEKVQAVLLLLGGSELSSGPQGAELVSQNQRGTEDFPIRCSQPHRAASLSRFRQKRKERCFDKKVRYSVRQEVALRMQRNKGQFSSSKKSDGDYSWGNGQESGQDDSHAETSCKHCGISSKSTPMMRRGPSGPRSLCNACGLFWANRGTLRELSKRTQDHSVTPAEQGEADTKDLNSVTAIDAHNSLVPFSNGDSSALVAEQ, translated from the exons ATGGCGTTTCTC ggtttcgGTTTCACTCAGTGTTTGGCTCCTCTCTGTAATGCTTCAGAGACCATCGATCCGATTCGTGAACCTCTTCCAATGTACGGACACTCCGAGCCCATGACCATGCCCAACCCGATCCCCGCCGGTGGCGACGACGATGCCGCCGGCCCCGGCGTCGACTCCATTGACAACGCCCACATTCACTACGAACCCCATACGCTCGAGGACGGCGGCGTCGTCGCCGTCGTCGAGGATGTAAGCTCCGACCCCGTCTACGACGTCGGTAGCTCCGAAATGCGTGCTCAGCCGTACGACGGCTCCAGTCAGCTCACGCTCTCGTTTCGTGGCCAGGTCTTTGTTTTTGACGCTGTTACGCCTGAGAAG GTTCAAGCAGTGCTATTACTGTTGGGGGGCAGCGAATTATCTTCCGGCCCTCAAGGTGCGGAGTTGGTATCTCAGAATCAGAGG GGTACAGAAGATTTTCCCATACGATGTAGTCAGCCTCACAGAGCAGCGTCATTAAGTAGGTTTcgtcaaaagagaaaagagcGATGCTTTGATAAAAAAGTCAGATATAGTGTCCGCCAAGAAGTTGCACTCag GATGCAGCGTAACAAGGggcaattttcttcttcaaaaaaGTCAGATGGAGATTATAGCTGGGGTAATGGCCAGGAGTCAGGGCAGGATGATAGCCATGCAGAAACTTC CTGCAAGCATTGTGGAATAAGCTCAAAGTCCACACCAATGATGCGGCGTGGGCCATCTGGTCCAAGGTCTCTTTGCAATGCTTGTGGGCTTTTTTGGGCAAACAGG GGGACTTTGAGGGAGCTTTCCAAGAGAACCCAAGATCATTCTGTGACTCCAGCTGAGCAG GGTGAAGCTGATACTAAAGATTTGAACAGCGTAACTGCCATCGATGCACACAACAGTCTTGTTCCCTTCTCTAATGGTGATAGCTCAGCTTTAGTTGCTGAACAGTAG